From Sceloporus undulatus isolate JIND9_A2432 ecotype Alabama chromosome 6, SceUnd_v1.1, whole genome shotgun sequence, one genomic window encodes:
- the MYD88 gene encoding myeloid differentiation primary response protein MyD88, whose amino-acid sequence MAGEQPSWSGVPLEALNVGVRRRLSLFLNPRSSLAASDWRSLAEALGFSYLEIRLLEGRPDPTAQLLEEWPKRGPGPGGEGPATVGSLLRALRGLRRHDALQDLLPLIEEDCKKYLQRKEQEQMEQPVQVPAVDSSLPRTSELRGITMWDDPSGQLPEMFDAFICYCQNDLPFVQEMIQELEQTEHKLKLCVFDRDVLPGTCVWSITSELIERRCRRMVVVISDDYLDSEECDFQTKFALSLSPGARLKRLIPVKCRSMKKEFPSILRFITICDYTNLATKKWFWTRLAKSLLLP is encoded by the exons ATGGCCGGGGAGCAGCCTTCCTGGAGCGGGGTCCCTCTGGAGGCGCTGAACGTCGGGGTCCGTCGGCGGCTGTCGCTCTTCCTGAACCCGCGGAGCTCCTTGGCGGCGTCGGACTGGCGCTCCTTGGCGGAGGCGCTGGGCTTCTCCTACCTGGAGATCCGGCTCCTGGAGGGCCGCCCGGACCCCACCGCCCAGCTGCTGGAGGAATGGCCCAAGCGAGGCCCCGGACCCGGGGGAGAGGGGCCCGCCACCGTCGGAAGCCTGCTCCGGGCCCTGAGGGGCCTCCGGCGCCACGACGCCCTCCAGGACCTCTTGCCCCTCATCG AGGAGGACTGCAAGAAGTACCTTCAGAGGAAAGAGCAGGAGCAGATGGAGCAGCCTGTCCAGGTCCCGGCGGTGGACAGCAGCCTCCCACGGACATCCGAATTGCGAGGCATCACCATGTGGGATGACCCCTCAG GGCAGTTACCAGAGATGTTTGATGCTTTCATCTGTTACTGCCAGAATGACCTTCCCTTTGTTCAAGAAATGATCCAGGAGTTGGAACAGACAGAACACAAGCTGAAGCTCTGTGTCTTTGATCGGGATGTCCTGCCAGGGACATGCGTGTGGTCCATCACAAGTGAACTTATAGAGAGGCG ATGCCGGAGAATGGTGGTGGTCATTTCGGACGATTACCTAGACAGCGAAGAGTGTGATTTCCAGACCAAGTTTGCTCTAAGCCTCTCTCCAg GAGCTCGCCTCAAGCGCCTCATCCCAGTGAAATGTAGAAGCATGAAGAAAGAGTTCCCGAGCATCTTGAGGTTTATCACCATTTGTGACTACACCAATCTTGCCACCAAAAAATGGTTCTGGACACGATTGGCCAAATCTCTCTTGCTCCCTTGA